In Blastopirellula sp. J2-11, a single genomic region encodes these proteins:
- a CDS encoding arylsulfatase, producing MSRLIACLLLLFSSAGLLAADRAPNIILIMADDLGYAELGCYGQKWIKTPNIDRLAAEGIRFTDFYSGNAVCAPSRCCLMTGKHPGHAYVRNNFAQKKLPAESLALGLNDWTGQRPLASEEVTIAEMLKQRGYATAAIGKWGLGQFGTTGDPNDQGFDLFYGFNCQSHAHNHYPKFLMRNREKEVQPGNDRGPTGETFSQDQFTKVALEFVDENKDKPFFLYLPFAIPHLSIQVPDESTAEYTQTIPEEKYVHKGYLEHPTPRAGYAAMITHMDRDIGKILSKIETLGLDDDTLVIFTSDNGATYNRLGGSDSDFFESVANLRGLKGSLYEGGVRVPLVARWPGKIKPRQVSHVPSALWDMMPTIADITDTKAPQKIDGLSLAPTLLGSGEQKTHDYLYWEFPAYGGQQSIRLGKWKGIRQNMLKRNNPDPLKIELYDLEADPGETTDLAADHPNLVAKLAKLMAAAHTPSEFDKMPVLDGM from the coding sequence ATGTCTCGACTGATCGCCTGCTTGCTGTTGTTGTTTTCTTCTGCAGGGCTGCTGGCTGCGGATCGTGCTCCCAATATCATTCTGATCATGGCTGACGACTTGGGTTACGCCGAGTTGGGCTGCTATGGCCAGAAGTGGATCAAGACGCCGAATATCGATCGCCTGGCGGCCGAGGGCATTCGGTTTACCGATTTCTATAGCGGCAACGCCGTCTGTGCTCCGTCGCGCTGCTGCCTGATGACCGGCAAGCACCCGGGGCACGCCTATGTTCGGAATAACTTCGCCCAGAAGAAGCTGCCGGCCGAGTCGTTGGCGCTGGGACTGAATGACTGGACAGGACAACGTCCGCTGGCCAGTGAGGAAGTCACCATCGCCGAGATGTTAAAGCAGCGCGGCTACGCGACTGCGGCGATCGGCAAATGGGGACTGGGACAGTTTGGGACGACCGGTGATCCCAACGATCAGGGATTCGATTTGTTTTACGGATTCAACTGCCAGTCCCATGCTCACAACCATTATCCAAAGTTCCTGATGCGAAATCGCGAGAAGGAAGTTCAACCAGGCAACGACCGCGGCCCGACCGGCGAGACCTTTTCGCAAGATCAATTCACCAAGGTCGCCTTGGAGTTCGTTGACGAGAACAAGGACAAACCGTTCTTTCTCTACCTGCCGTTCGCGATTCCGCACTTGTCAATTCAAGTTCCGGACGAGTCGACCGCCGAATACACGCAAACCATTCCCGAAGAAAAATATGTTCACAAAGGCTATCTCGAGCACCCAACTCCTCGCGCTGGCTACGCCGCGATGATCACGCACATGGATCGCGACATCGGCAAGATTTTGAGCAAGATTGAGACGCTGGGGCTGGATGACGACACGCTGGTGATTTTCACGTCGGACAATGGGGCGACTTACAATCGACTGGGAGGATCGGACTCCGACTTTTTTGAATCGGTCGCCAACCTGCGGGGGCTGAAAGGAAGCTTGTACGAAGGGGGCGTTCGCGTTCCGCTGGTCGCTCGCTGGCCCGGCAAGATCAAGCCGAGACAAGTCTCGCACGTCCCGTCCGCTTTGTGGGACATGATGCCGACAATCGCCGACATCACCGACACAAAAGCGCCGCAGAAGATTGACGGTCTGAGCCTGGCGCCGACGCTGCTGGGAAGCGGCGAGCAAAAAACGCACGACTATCTCTATTGGGAATTCCCGGCTTACGGCGGTCAGCAGTCGATCCGCCTGGGCAAATGGAAAGGGATTCGTCAAAACATGCTGAAACGTAACAATCCCGATCCGCTGAAAATCGAACTGTACGATCTGGAAGCTGACCCCGGTGAGACCACCGACCTGGCGGCCGACCATCCCAACCTGGTCGCCAAACTGGCGAAGCTGATGGCCGCAGCGCATACGCCGTCAGAGTTTGACAAAATGCCGGTGCTGGACGGAATGTAG
- a CDS encoding sulfatase-like hydrolase/transferase, with the protein MPRAIVLVIDGWSAGFLSSYGTAWLETPALNQLAAQSILVEHATVETLNLDPLYRSWFRAAHPLAPSDGFDLAAQLAQVGVPLHLLTDEALLREAAGSFALASAEFLPCAEPQNTEHEDETELARIFALVCDWLDADEGDELIWAHARGMSGAWDAPLEYRRSLAEDEDPEPPTYATPPSSRPDGKIEPDELLGLAQAYGGQVLLVDTLLEELLATISALPVARQPLLIITSSGGIPLGLHRQIGRDAAMPLAVFSNLTQVPLMLRLPGAAQGLTRVQSLAASSDLPATLLDWFAAPQPTRTVDTARSLLQLDLPPRDRTLCATGDDLYLRTVAWGARVSGDGKCQLFGKPDDRWDVNDVANRCQQITPLAIELAQQTRDAIQQGAPLPELPKELTQGLA; encoded by the coding sequence GTGCCAAGAGCGATTGTGTTGGTGATTGACGGGTGGAGCGCCGGGTTTTTGTCCTCTTATGGGACTGCCTGGTTAGAGACGCCTGCGCTGAATCAGTTGGCGGCTCAGTCGATTTTGGTCGAGCATGCGACGGTCGAAACGCTCAACCTGGACCCGCTTTATCGGTCTTGGTTTCGCGCGGCGCATCCGTTGGCGCCCAGTGATGGGTTTGACTTGGCGGCTCAATTGGCCCAGGTCGGCGTACCGCTGCATCTGCTGACCGACGAAGCGCTGCTGCGCGAAGCGGCTGGTTCGTTCGCACTTGCATCGGCCGAGTTTCTCCCGTGCGCAGAGCCGCAGAATACCGAACACGAAGACGAGACCGAACTGGCCCGCATCTTCGCACTTGTTTGCGATTGGCTCGATGCGGACGAGGGAGACGAATTGATTTGGGCCCATGCCCGGGGGATGTCTGGCGCGTGGGACGCACCGCTCGAATATCGCCGCTCACTGGCCGAAGACGAAGACCCCGAGCCGCCGACCTATGCGACGCCTCCCTCCTCTCGCCCGGACGGAAAGATCGAGCCGGACGAGTTGCTCGGCTTGGCGCAAGCGTACGGCGGTCAAGTGCTGCTAGTCGATACGTTGCTGGAAGAACTGTTGGCGACGATCAGCGCGCTGCCGGTCGCACGCCAACCGCTGCTGATAATCACTTCGAGCGGCGGAATCCCGCTCGGTTTGCATCGCCAGATTGGTCGCGACGCTGCAATGCCGCTGGCGGTCTTTTCGAACCTGACGCAAGTGCCGTTGATGCTTCGCTTGCCTGGCGCCGCCCAAGGCCTGACGCGCGTGCAATCGCTGGCGGCCAGCAGCGACCTGCCGGCGACATTGCTCGATTGGTTCGCAGCGCCTCAGCCGACGCGAACCGTAGATACGGCTCGTTCCCTTTTGCAGTTGGACTTACCGCCGCGTGATCGAACGCTCTGTGCGACAGGCGATGATCTCTATCTGCGGACCGTCGCGTGGGGAGCGCGCGTCTCTGGCGACGGAAAGTGCCAACTGTTTGGCAAGCCGGACGACCGCTGGGATGTCAACGACGTCGCCAACCGTTGCCAACAGATCACGCCGCTGGCGATCGAACTGGCTCAGCAAACGCGCGACGCGATCCAACAAGGCGCCCCGTTGCCAGAGTTGCCGAAAGAACTAACCCAAGGCTTGGCTTAG
- a CDS encoding histidine triad nucleotide-binding protein — protein sequence MSEKTIFKRIIDGEIPADIVYEDDLCLAFRDIAPKAPTHVLVIPKKEIATLDDLADEDAALMGHLWIVVRDVARKLCLDKGYRVVVNCKEEGGQEVPHVHLHLMGGRKLTWPPG from the coding sequence ATGAGCGAAAAAACGATCTTCAAGCGGATCATCGACGGCGAGATTCCGGCCGACATCGTCTATGAGGACGACCTCTGCTTGGCGTTTCGCGACATCGCCCCGAAGGCGCCAACCCATGTGCTGGTGATTCCCAAAAAGGAAATCGCCACGCTCGACGACTTGGCCGACGAAGACGCCGCGCTGATGGGTCATCTGTGGATTGTGGTGCGCGACGTCGCCCGAAAATTGTGCCTTGATAAAGGCTACAGGGTTGTGGTCAATTGCAAAGAAGAAGGAGGCCAGGAAGTGCCGCACGTCCATTTGCATCTGATGGGCGGACGTAAACTGACCTGGCCGCCGGGTTAA
- a CDS encoding linear amide C-N hydrolase, with the protein MCTRAVYLGPEGQTTTGRSMDWKEEMHTNLWIFPQGMNRDGGLGAGSLTWTSKYGSVIASVYEGGTADGMNEVGLVANLLYLVESEYPAANDERPAISIAAWAQYLLDNFATVEEAVAELGQEAFRVVPVKAPNGAEGSVHLSISDPSGDSAIFEYVGGKLVIHHGKQHQVMTNSPTFDQQLSINEYWRQIGGTIMLPGTNRPADRYARASFYINAARQSADPQEAVAATFSVIRNVSVPRGITTPDQPHISSTIWRTVADQKGLTYFFEDTASPSLVWVKLRELDFAATTKVRKLELCDKLAVVGNQTANFREALPFKFLAPA; encoded by the coding sequence ATGTGTACTCGCGCGGTTTATCTCGGACCAGAAGGACAAACCACCACTGGCCGCTCGATGGATTGGAAGGAGGAGATGCACACCAACTTGTGGATTTTTCCTCAAGGCATGAACCGCGACGGGGGACTCGGCGCCGGGTCGCTTACTTGGACCAGCAAGTATGGCAGCGTCATTGCGTCGGTGTACGAAGGCGGAACCGCCGATGGCATGAACGAAGTCGGCCTTGTCGCCAACTTGCTCTATCTCGTCGAATCCGAATACCCGGCCGCGAATGACGAAAGGCCGGCGATCTCGATCGCGGCGTGGGCTCAATACTTGCTTGATAACTTTGCGACCGTGGAAGAAGCAGTCGCTGAACTTGGCCAAGAAGCTTTTCGCGTGGTTCCAGTGAAAGCCCCCAACGGCGCGGAAGGAAGCGTGCATCTATCGATCTCGGATCCTTCCGGCGATTCTGCGATTTTTGAATATGTCGGCGGCAAGCTTGTTATTCATCACGGCAAGCAACACCAAGTGATGACAAACTCTCCCACCTTCGACCAGCAATTGTCGATTAACGAATATTGGAGACAAATCGGCGGCACGATTATGCTGCCCGGCACGAATCGCCCCGCCGATCGATATGCCCGCGCCAGTTTTTACATCAACGCCGCGCGACAATCCGCCGATCCGCAAGAAGCGGTCGCCGCAACGTTTAGCGTGATTCGCAACGTCAGCGTTCCCCGGGGGATCACCACGCCGGACCAACCCCACATCTCATCCACAATCTGGCGCACTGTCGCCGATCAAAAAGGGCTCACCTATTTCTTTGAAGATACGGCGAGCCCCAGTCTCGTCTGGGTGAAACTGCGCGAACTCGACTTCGCGGCGACGACCAAGGTTCGCAAGCTGGAACTGTGTGACAAATTGGCCGTTGTCGGCAACCAAACGGCGAACTTCCGGGAAGCGCTTCCCTTCAAATTTCTGGCTCCTGCTTGA